One window of Rasiella rasia genomic DNA carries:
- a CDS encoding efflux RND transporter permease subunit, producing MRKIISYFIKYDVAVNVLLLAFFIFGIVGMLQLKSSFFPLQESETISISVAYPGAAPEEIEEGVILKIEDNLKGLIGVDRVTSTSRENGGSITVEIESGEGIDAMLAEVKNAVDRVPNFPTGMEPLVVAKQERIRQTIDFAISGDNIELSSLKQIGRQIENDLRAMDGISQISITGYPEEEIEISVRENDLLAYNLSFAEVAAAVSEANILTTGGNIKTDAEDYLIRANNRSYYGNELTNLVVRANPNGTVVRLQDVANVRDRFSETPNASYFNGNVAVNVEITNTNNEDLISTADQVNAYVDEFNQKHSGVKIDVVSDSSIRLNDRTDLLLENGAVGIILVLIFLSLFLNTRLAFWVAFGLPISFLGMFIFAAQFDVTINVLSLFGMIIVIGILVDDGIVISENIYQHYEKGKSPVRAAIDGTMEVLPPIISAILTTVLAFSTFLFLDGRIGDFFSEVSVIVILTLVVSLVEALIILPAHIAHSKALKRESEEEKGQKKGFAKVFQKLRVINEYGDRFMRYLRDTLYSPVLRFTLNNRFVTFAVLLGLMIITIGSFQGGIIRGAFFPSIASDRVSIDLLMPEGTNPKITDSIITAVEAAAWRVNERFTEKQTGQAQVVENIIKRVGPGNNKASLKVNLLPGEKRDFGSPEITNAIRDEVGQVYGVERLTFGSGGNFGGSPVSISLLGNNTEELKGAKDELKTILENNPLLADVSDTDPEGIKEINIELNETAYALGLNLRDVMGQVRSGFFGLQAQRFQRGQDEIRVWVRYDRSNRESINDLDDMRIITPGGQRVPFAEIATYSIRRGDESISHLNGLREIQVNADMDDPKGSPTEILADLQSNVMPDLLSKYPTVSVQYEGQNREANKLTNSAKTAVPIILFLIYVVIAFTFRSYSQPLLLMFMIPFSFIAVAWGHWIHDFPINILSALGIIALIGIMVNDGLVLIGKFNSYLREGMKFDEALYEAGRSRFRAIFLTSLTTIAGIAPLLMEKSRQAQFLKPMAISIAYGIGIATLLTLIILPLLLSLTNSTKTGAKWLYSGNKVPKEAVERAIKEQKQEEHAA from the coding sequence CTATAAGTATTAGTGTTGCATATCCTGGTGCAGCTCCCGAAGAAATTGAAGAAGGGGTTATTTTAAAAATTGAAGATAATCTGAAAGGGCTAATTGGGGTAGATCGTGTTACTTCTACCTCTAGAGAAAATGGGGGAAGTATTACTGTTGAAATTGAAAGTGGTGAAGGTATTGATGCCATGCTTGCCGAAGTTAAAAACGCTGTAGACCGTGTTCCTAATTTTCCTACAGGTATGGAGCCATTAGTAGTGGCAAAGCAAGAGCGTATTAGACAAACTATAGATTTTGCAATAAGTGGAGACAATATAGAATTAAGTAGTCTAAAACAAATTGGGAGGCAGATTGAAAATGATCTTCGAGCCATGGACGGAATCTCTCAGATAAGTATAACAGGCTATCCTGAAGAAGAAATTGAGATTTCAGTACGTGAAAACGATCTGTTAGCTTATAACTTAAGTTTTGCTGAGGTTGCGGCTGCTGTTTCTGAGGCAAACATTTTAACAACGGGTGGAAATATTAAAACAGATGCCGAAGATTATTTAATTCGCGCTAATAATAGATCGTATTACGGAAATGAGCTAACAAATTTAGTAGTTCGAGCTAATCCAAACGGAACTGTGGTTCGATTGCAAGATGTTGCAAATGTAAGAGATAGGTTCTCTGAAACTCCTAATGCCTCTTATTTCAACGGAAATGTTGCCGTAAACGTAGAAATTACTAACACCAACAATGAAGATTTAATTTCTACAGCAGATCAGGTTAATGCATATGTAGATGAATTTAATCAAAAACATTCGGGTGTAAAAATTGATGTGGTAAGCGACTCATCTATTCGTTTAAACGATAGAACAGACTTACTACTTGAAAATGGCGCCGTAGGTATTATTTTGGTACTTATATTTCTATCACTTTTTCTAAATACCCGCCTTGCTTTCTGGGTGGCATTTGGATTGCCTATTTCATTTTTAGGGATGTTCATCTTTGCAGCGCAATTTGACGTTACGATTAATGTCTTGTCTCTCTTCGGAATGATTATAGTAATTGGTATTTTGGTTGATGATGGTATTGTGATTTCAGAAAATATTTATCAGCATTACGAAAAAGGAAAATCTCCTGTTAGGGCCGCTATCGATGGAACCATGGAGGTGCTTCCCCCAATTATTTCGGCCATATTAACCACCGTTCTGGCATTTTCTACCTTCCTTTTTCTAGATGGTAGAATAGGTGATTTTTTCAGTGAAGTTTCAGTAATAGTAATCTTAACACTTGTAGTCTCCCTGGTTGAAGCGCTTATTATTCTTCCAGCTCACATTGCACATTCTAAAGCATTAAAACGAGAATCTGAAGAAGAGAAAGGCCAGAAAAAAGGGTTTGCCAAAGTTTTTCAAAAGCTGAGAGTTATTAATGAATATGGCGATAGATTTATGCGTTATTTGCGTGATACCTTGTATAGCCCGGTGTTGCGATTTACGCTAAATAACAGATTTGTAACCTTTGCAGTTTTGTTGGGCCTAATGATTATTACTATTGGCTCTTTTCAGGGAGGCATTATACGTGGTGCTTTTTTTCCGAGTATTGCCAGTGACCGTGTTAGTATAGATTTATTGATGCCTGAAGGTACCAATCCGAAGATAACAGATAGTATTATTACTGCTGTAGAAGCAGCCGCATGGAGAGTAAATGAACGTTTTACTGAAAAGCAGACCGGACAAGCTCAGGTTGTTGAAAATATTATAAAAAGAGTTGGCCCCGGAAATAACAAAGCATCTTTAAAGGTGAATTTATTACCTGGAGAAAAACGAGATTTTGGTTCTCCTGAGATTACCAATGCAATACGCGATGAGGTTGGGCAAGTATATGGAGTAGAGCGATTAACTTTTGGTTCTGGAGGTAATTTTGGTGGTAGTCCTGTTTCAATTTCCTTATTAGGGAATAATACAGAAGAGTTAAAAGGGGCAAAAGACGAGTTAAAAACCATATTAGAGAATAACCCACTTCTGGCAGATGTTTCTGATACTGACCCCGAAGGTATCAAAGAAATTAATATAGAGCTTAACGAAACAGCTTATGCACTCGGATTAAACCTACGTGATGTAATGGGGCAGGTTCGTTCAGGTTTCTTTGGGTTACAAGCCCAACGATTTCAACGTGGGCAGGATGAAATTCGGGTTTGGGTGCGTTACGACCGTTCTAACCGAGAATCTATTAACGATTTAGATGATATGCGCATTATTACCCCAGGGGGTCAGCGTGTGCCTTTTGCTGAAATAGCTACCTATTCTATAAGAAGAGGAGATGAAAGTATAAGTCACTTAAACGGACTTCGAGAAATACAAGTGAATGCAGACATGGATGATCCTAAGGGAAGTCCTACCGAGATACTAGCAGACCTTCAAAGCAATGTGATGCCAGATCTTTTGTCGAAATATCCAACAGTTTCAGTGCAATATGAAGGACAAAACAGAGAGGCTAATAAGCTAACAAATTCTGCCAAAACTGCGGTGCCAATTATCTTATTCTTAATTTACGTGGTGATAGCGTTTACCTTCCGAAGTTACAGTCAGCCACTTTTATTAATGTTTATGATTCCGTTTAGTTTTATCGCGGTAGCATGGGGGCATTGGATTCACGATTTCCCGATAAATATACTTTCAGCATTAGGAATTATTGCGCTTATTGGTATTATGGTGAATGATGGGTTGGTGCTAATAGGAAAGTTTAATAGTTATCTGCGCGAAGGAATGAAATTTGATGAGGCTTTGTACGAAGCTGGCCGATCTAGATTTAGAGCAATTTTTCTTACCTCGTTAACAACCATTGCTGGTATTGCGCCTTTATTAATGGAAAAAAGTAGACAAGCACAATTCTTAAAACCTATGGCTATATCTATTGCCTACGGAATAGGAATTGCTACACTTCTAACTTTAATTATTTTGCCATTGCTGCTATCTCTAACCAATAGTACCAAAACAGGTGCAAAATGGTTGTATTCGGGTAATAAAGTGCCAAAAGAAGCTGTAGAACGCGCTATTAAAGAACAAAAACAAGAAGAACATGCGGCTTAA
- a CDS encoding CPXCG motif-containing cysteine-rich protein — protein sequence MFEHYFQCPYCWEEVSMLLDPSVSQTYVEDCEVCCNPITISVEFVAGELTSFSAENLGQ from the coding sequence ATGTTCGAGCACTATTTTCAATGTCCTTACTGTTGGGAAGAAGTTTCTATGTTGTTAGATCCTTCCGTATCGCAGACGTATGTAGAAGATTGTGAAGTTTGCTGCAACCCAATAACTATTTCCGTAGAATTTGTTGCGGGGGAGCTTACTTCTTTTTCTGCGGAAAATTTAGGGCAATAA
- a CDS encoding TolC family protein, translating into MRLKLKVLLLALFIFGSIPAQEILTKQDAIEETLQNNFGIEIANNDLEIADNNKSILNSGYLPSLTGLAGANYNLEDQEVTFNDGSTSIVNGAETTQYNASLNLNYTLFDGLGRWYDYKSLKESYNLGELQARQTIETTILQLFSVYYEVARITENIEVLKQTFENTKTRLKRAGYAFDYGQVNKLEVLNAEVDIVTDSINLLNARQQLRNTKRDLTVVLNSDLERNFAVDTIVAFIGELQIETFIQKADTNNVRLLQARKNITISDYNYKASKSVYLPSVGLNGSYGWNKGEFPVTSFASSRTTTGFAAGLSLTWDLFDGGSGITNVKNLRIQKDTQQLLLKQIENEVKRDVANSNDAYQNRLEVFRLQEQNVVTASNNYERSQERYKLGQITSVELRQAQINLLNAKTNKNLAKYEAKLAELELLQLTGQLLNVDF; encoded by the coding sequence ATGCGGCTTAAATTGAAAGTCTTACTACTCGCCTTATTTATTTTTGGTAGTATCCCTGCTCAAGAAATACTCACTAAGCAAGATGCCATAGAAGAAACTCTCCAGAATAATTTTGGAATAGAAATAGCAAATAACGACCTTGAAATTGCCGATAACAATAAGAGTATTTTAAATTCTGGTTACTTGCCATCTTTAACGGGTCTTGCAGGTGCAAATTACAATTTAGAAGATCAGGAAGTAACATTTAACGATGGCTCTACAAGTATCGTTAATGGAGCCGAAACAACTCAGTACAACGCATCTCTCAACCTTAATTATACGTTGTTTGATGGTTTAGGACGTTGGTATGACTACAAAAGCTTAAAAGAAAGCTATAACCTAGGCGAGTTGCAGGCCAGGCAGACAATTGAGACTACAATTTTACAATTGTTTTCTGTGTACTATGAGGTGGCCCGTATCACTGAAAATATTGAAGTATTAAAGCAAACATTTGAAAACACAAAAACGAGACTAAAGCGAGCAGGTTACGCGTTCGATTATGGACAAGTAAATAAACTAGAAGTGCTAAATGCTGAAGTTGATATTGTTACAGACAGTATAAACCTATTAAATGCAAGACAACAATTGCGTAATACGAAACGTGATTTAACCGTAGTGTTGAATAGCGACTTAGAACGAAATTTTGCAGTAGATACCATAGTAGCTTTTATTGGAGAACTACAAATTGAAACGTTTATTCAAAAGGCCGATACCAATAATGTACGCTTATTACAGGCTAGAAAAAATATTACTATTTCAGATTATAACTATAAAGCCAGTAAATCTGTTTACTTACCGTCTGTTGGGCTTAATGGTTCTTATGGATGGAACAAAGGTGAGTTTCCTGTTACAAGTTTTGCAAGCTCGCGAACAACTACGGGTTTTGCAGCTGGTCTAAGTTTAACTTGGGATTTGTTTGATGGTGGTAGTGGAATCACAAATGTAAAGAACCTTCGAATTCAGAAAGACACACAGCAATTGTTGCTTAAGCAAATTGAAAATGAAGTAAAGAGAGATGTCGCCAATTCTAACGATGCATATCAGAATAGACTAGAAGTGTTTCGTTTGCAAGAGCAAAATGTAGTTACCGCTTCAAATAATTACGAACGTTCTCAGGAGCGCTATAAGTTAGGGCAAATTACATCTGTAGAGCTGCGACAAGCTCAAATTAACTTACTGAACGCTAAGACCAATAAGAATTTAGCAAAATATGAAGCAAAGCTTGCCGAGTTAGAATTGCTTCAACTTACTGGGCAATTGCTTAATGTAGATTTCTAA
- a CDS encoding AsmA family protein, with translation MGKKFKRILLIALLMLLLFFVVLIGTNMFLKNKVESFTNKSLPKNISATYDDLSLHLLDGTLTYKNVSVALKNKSNDSVHTYVSAAQVIVEDLSYWDYLFNKQIHIEDIKLKSPSITYHKDKLITSSDTSQHKAFIALGKPLLVDELSIDNANILFFASSQEDTLLHVPNITVEIDDILVNNNTLKKRMPVKFGDYQAKADSIFLKVGSFETLAIEKFVLNDNNARVNNIRLATKYNKHTYDRKLQRERDHFNVFLQKLDINQIKFGFKNRKFFATSPKIELDSIDATIYRNKLIADDPTIKPLYSKMLRELPIDITIDTVAIKNSALTYQEKVKQEQPPGTIYFDNFNATINNLSNTYPKGTKTTISSQSRFMKAAPLQTDWAFDVNSLQDNFTFKAELGVLPASNMNTFTKPNLLIELEGETDKTYFSIYGNHSQSTIDMRIDYKSFKVNLLRENGRKKDKLLSGLINLFVKKDSGSTSGKFNEGKATVTPDRTKSFFNYLWLNISAGLKKCLL, from the coding sequence ATGGGCAAAAAATTTAAACGAATTCTACTAATAGCGCTCCTAATGCTATTGCTGTTCTTTGTTGTTCTTATTGGCACCAACATGTTCCTTAAAAACAAGGTGGAAAGCTTCACAAACAAAAGCCTTCCAAAGAATATTTCGGCTACCTACGACGATTTATCATTACACTTATTAGACGGTACACTTACCTACAAAAATGTTTCCGTAGCCTTAAAAAATAAGTCGAACGACTCTGTACACACGTATGTTTCCGCAGCACAAGTTATTGTCGAAGATTTAAGCTACTGGGATTATCTTTTTAATAAACAGATTCATATTGAAGATATCAAATTAAAATCTCCCAGTATTACATACCATAAAGACAAGCTCATAACCTCGTCAGATACATCTCAACATAAAGCATTTATTGCACTTGGAAAACCCCTCTTGGTAGACGAACTTAGTATAGACAACGCGAACATACTTTTTTTTGCTTCCTCTCAAGAAGACACCCTACTTCACGTACCAAATATAACCGTAGAAATAGACGATATTTTAGTAAACAATAACACCCTGAAAAAACGAATGCCCGTAAAATTTGGCGATTATCAAGCCAAGGCAGATTCTATATTTCTTAAAGTAGGTAGTTTTGAAACGCTAGCGATCGAGAAATTTGTTCTAAACGATAACAACGCACGCGTAAACAATATAAGACTTGCTACAAAATATAACAAACACACCTACGATAGAAAACTACAAAGAGAACGAGACCATTTCAATGTGTTTTTGCAAAAGTTAGACATCAACCAAATTAAGTTTGGATTTAAAAACCGAAAGTTCTTCGCCACTTCTCCTAAAATAGAATTAGACAGTATAGACGCCACCATTTACAGAAACAAATTAATAGCAGATGACCCAACAATAAAGCCATTATACAGTAAAATGCTGCGGGAGCTACCTATAGACATCACTATAGATACAGTTGCTATAAAAAACAGTGCGCTAACATATCAGGAAAAGGTAAAACAAGAACAACCACCAGGCACTATCTATTTCGATAATTTTAATGCTACCATAAACAATCTTAGTAATACGTACCCTAAAGGAACGAAAACAACAATTTCATCACAATCGAGATTTATGAAAGCTGCTCCCCTTCAAACAGATTGGGCTTTCGATGTTAATAGTCTCCAAGATAATTTTACGTTTAAAGCAGAATTAGGCGTGCTACCAGCTAGTAATATGAACACGTTTACCAAACCCAATTTACTCATAGAGTTAGAAGGAGAAACCGATAAAACATACTTTTCTATCTACGGAAACCACTCACAATCTACTATAGACATGCGTATTGACTATAAAAGTTTTAAAGTGAATCTGTTACGAGAGAATGGTAGAAAAAAGGACAAACTATTATCTGGGCTTATCAACCTATTCGTAAAAAAAGACAGTGGTTCTACTAGTGGTAAATTTAACGAAGGTAAAGCCACGGTAACACCAGACCGCACAAAGTCATTTTTTAATTATTTATGGTTAAATATCTCGGCTGGGCTTAAAAAGTGCTTGCTTTAA
- a CDS encoding SpoIIAA family protein: MNSSFSFSEDTVGFFIVGVVDEEHIAALNDEILEKMQRFGKINLYLEDNGIERFTIPAIVNEILFKIEHADKLNKVVLVTNIKWIKACVAIENLFLPTQIKSFDTDNRIEAMSWIAER, translated from the coding sequence ATGAACTCAAGTTTTAGCTTTTCTGAAGATACCGTCGGATTTTTTATCGTTGGAGTTGTTGATGAAGAACATATTGCGGCGCTTAATGATGAAATTTTAGAAAAGATGCAACGGTTTGGTAAAATCAACCTGTATTTAGAAGATAATGGTATAGAACGTTTCACCATACCCGCTATAGTGAATGAAATCCTTTTTAAAATTGAACATGCAGACAAGTTAAATAAGGTTGTCTTAGTGACCAATATTAAGTGGATTAAAGCATGCGTTGCAATTGAGAATTTATTTCTGCCCACACAAATAAAAAGTTTTGATACCGATAACAGAATTGAAGCTATGTCCTGGATTGCCGAACGTTAA
- a CDS encoding HYC_CC_PP family protein — translation MKQFIHKSMAIFMAAVVLMTTMSFTIDMHYCGDSLVDFSFVQKVKTCGMEKAQATTSCETPTLSEKTCCTDKQVVKEGKDDLKVSFDQLTLEQQVFVASFTYSYLSLFEGTEFNDVPFIDYPPPFVKRDVQVLHQTFLI, via the coding sequence ATGAAGCAATTTATTCACAAATCAATGGCAATTTTTATGGCAGCCGTAGTTCTTATGACTACGATGTCATTTACTATTGATATGCATTATTGCGGAGATTCTTTGGTAGATTTTTCATTCGTTCAGAAAGTGAAAACTTGTGGAATGGAAAAAGCTCAGGCTACAACCAGTTGTGAGACCCCAACCCTTTCAGAAAAAACGTGTTGTACGGATAAGCAAGTCGTTAAAGAAGGAAAGGATGATTTAAAAGTTTCATTTGACCAACTTACCTTAGAGCAACAAGTCTTTGTTGCCTCATTTACATATTCGTATTTAAGTCTTTTTGAAGGAACTGAATTTAACGATGTTCCTTTCATCGATTACCCGCCCCCCTTTGTCAAACGGGATGTGCAAGTGCTGCACCAGACTTTTTTAATTTGA